The proteins below are encoded in one region of Pseudomonas putida S13.1.2:
- a CDS encoding phage tail length tape measure family protein, with translation MNNNPLRRVFLCLEKAMALKSRLELEVDGRSAEQQVNDIRSALEALEQAGVRASSTLRKSGGDYSNLAMSLAKVQAANDKAVSSNDAATKSADAAAKAAANQRKELDSLLGKIDPLTKKLNDLAAQEAALAQARDSGQINSATFDAYSRRLQDSLNSLAGVSNAQKVVGETAEQARTRILAIADASVKAAQEQRNLASVATGLSEAEQGLLSGNMVLAANQGRLAESTQKVAAANRQAEVATEAQAESLNDLLAAIDPTTRALNRLDEQERKLAQQKKIGALDADTFAQYQGKIDQARAALNGFDDGLNRTGNTAKQNAAALRMLPAQFSDIFISLQGGQAPLTVFLQQGSQIKDSFGGIGAAAKAMGGYVLGLVNPFTLAAAAVAALGVAYYQGSKEQDEFRKALVVTGNAAGTTTTELAAMAERVGAVTGTTGGAAAALAQIAATGKIAIDRFEEIAVAAVSFEKATGKAVSETVAEFARLADDPVRAVAELNDKYNFLTASVFEQIKAAKEQGDSDAAAAIAQEALAKAFTERSSTIKENLGTLERAWNDVAGAAKAGWDAILDIGRESNQGPDIKAIQQKINYLKSNLDTGYEGLNDRKQIAALQAELDAYEKKTKAEQESARAAAENARIQREGQIAYEQHQKNIEQNFTKQQKMNKALEDEQKRINAARAAGYVITRQEEEAALKAIRNNPVYKDSSTTKPVKEDAGQRMLDEARQRYAVLQQQSRVIAGEVDQTQRLGTEAKKLIELETEIANLKEQKTLTTSQKQVLAMAELNLAQQKQNTELEKANQLTQTRLENEAKLKAFTDNLQSQLELSREGQEVELAGAGQSDRLRRRLQDDLKIRQDYQKQLDKLSRDYNQIKNPTSEDTDLYKGETEALRAALATRLVDQQNYYTAQDAMRGEWLIGVSESWQNYVDIATNYNEQARAATESILGDTTSSISGSIQGIIKGTESLGDAFGNLAGTIANSMLSAFADITARFLVMQALKLAGIQTEATQTVAAEGVKTTAKLTTDAVTTTSSLASIGTVLTANLAAAAETLASWAPAALVASIGTFGAAAVVGGTALVAAYALLKGFSEGGYTGSGGKYEPAGVVHKGEVVWSQADIRRFGGVSAVEALRTGNVTPITAARMAGGSQSQSGTASASGIQQSINIHNYNNSQVETRQRSNGDIDVIVKAAVEEVAGQFSAGYGQVVDAYEGAYGSRRTGS, from the coding sequence ATGAACAACAACCCGCTTCGGCGGGTTTTTTTATGCCTGGAGAAAGCCATGGCGTTGAAATCCCGCCTCGAATTGGAAGTTGATGGCCGCAGTGCGGAGCAGCAGGTAAACGACATTCGGTCGGCCCTCGAGGCGCTGGAGCAGGCTGGCGTGAGGGCAAGCTCTACGCTCAGGAAGTCCGGCGGTGACTATTCGAACCTGGCCATGTCGCTGGCGAAGGTCCAGGCCGCCAACGACAAGGCAGTATCATCGAACGATGCAGCGACCAAGAGCGCTGACGCAGCAGCGAAAGCCGCCGCAAATCAGCGAAAAGAGCTTGATAGCCTTCTCGGCAAGATCGATCCACTCACCAAGAAGTTGAACGACTTGGCCGCCCAAGAAGCAGCCTTGGCTCAGGCTCGTGATTCTGGGCAGATCAACTCAGCCACCTTTGACGCCTACAGCCGAAGGCTGCAGGATTCTCTGAACTCGCTTGCCGGCGTGTCGAATGCCCAGAAGGTGGTGGGCGAAACGGCTGAGCAGGCCAGGACCCGTATCCTCGCGATTGCTGACGCTTCGGTGAAGGCCGCGCAGGAGCAGCGCAACCTCGCAAGCGTAGCTACCGGGCTTTCTGAGGCAGAGCAGGGCCTGCTGTCCGGGAACATGGTGCTCGCGGCCAATCAAGGACGCTTGGCTGAGTCGACTCAGAAGGTAGCAGCCGCCAATCGGCAGGCAGAGGTGGCCACCGAGGCGCAGGCCGAAAGCCTGAACGATCTTCTCGCTGCAATCGACCCGACCACCCGAGCCCTCAACCGCCTGGATGAGCAGGAGCGCAAACTGGCGCAACAGAAGAAGATCGGCGCCCTTGATGCCGACACCTTCGCTCAATATCAAGGCAAGATTGACCAGGCGCGCGCTGCCCTGAACGGTTTCGACGATGGGCTGAACCGCACCGGCAACACTGCAAAGCAGAATGCAGCCGCACTGCGAATGCTGCCGGCGCAGTTCTCCGACATCTTCATCAGCCTACAAGGCGGTCAAGCACCGCTGACGGTCTTCTTGCAACAGGGCTCGCAGATCAAGGATTCGTTCGGAGGAATTGGTGCCGCCGCGAAGGCCATGGGCGGATACGTGCTCGGGCTGGTAAACCCATTCACGTTGGCTGCTGCCGCCGTCGCTGCTCTCGGTGTGGCGTACTACCAAGGGTCGAAGGAGCAGGATGAATTCCGCAAAGCTTTAGTAGTCACTGGTAACGCAGCGGGCACCACCACTACCGAGCTGGCTGCCATGGCAGAGCGTGTCGGCGCAGTTACTGGAACCACTGGTGGAGCAGCCGCGGCCCTGGCTCAGATTGCCGCCACGGGCAAGATAGCCATAGATCGATTCGAGGAAATTGCGGTTGCCGCTGTTTCGTTCGAGAAGGCAACCGGCAAGGCAGTGTCCGAAACCGTAGCCGAGTTTGCGCGGCTGGCTGACGACCCGGTACGCGCCGTAGCCGAGCTGAACGATAAGTACAACTTCCTCACCGCTTCGGTATTTGAGCAAATAAAGGCCGCCAAGGAGCAGGGTGATAGCGATGCAGCGGCGGCGATAGCGCAAGAGGCATTAGCAAAGGCGTTCACCGAGAGATCTTCGACAATTAAGGAGAACCTCGGGACTCTTGAACGGGCCTGGAATGATGTGGCTGGTGCGGCCAAGGCTGGCTGGGATGCGATCTTGGATATCGGCAGGGAGTCTAACCAAGGCCCTGATATCAAGGCCATCCAGCAAAAGATCAACTACCTGAAGTCGAACTTGGATACTGGCTATGAGGGTCTGAACGACAGGAAGCAAATCGCAGCGCTTCAGGCCGAACTCGACGCATACGAGAAGAAAACCAAGGCCGAGCAGGAGTCAGCCCGCGCGGCAGCCGAGAACGCCAGGATTCAGCGCGAAGGCCAGATTGCCTATGAGCAGCACCAGAAGAACATCGAGCAGAATTTCACCAAACAGCAGAAGATGAACAAGGCGCTTGAGGATGAGCAGAAGCGCATAAACGCAGCCCGGGCTGCCGGCTACGTCATCACCAGGCAGGAAGAGGAAGCAGCGCTCAAGGCCATCCGCAACAACCCGGTCTACAAGGATTCGAGCACCACCAAGCCGGTCAAGGAAGACGCCGGCCAGCGCATGCTGGACGAGGCACGCCAGCGCTACGCCGTGCTGCAACAGCAGAGCCGCGTAATTGCGGGGGAAGTCGACCAGACCCAGAGGCTCGGCACCGAAGCCAAGAAGCTGATCGAGCTCGAAACCGAGATCGCCAACCTCAAGGAGCAAAAGACCCTCACTACGTCGCAGAAGCAGGTTCTGGCGATGGCTGAGCTGAACCTGGCCCAGCAGAAGCAGAACACTGAGCTTGAAAAGGCCAACCAGCTGACCCAGACCCGCTTGGAGAACGAGGCCAAGCTGAAGGCTTTCACGGATAACCTCCAGTCACAGTTGGAGCTATCGCGCGAGGGCCAGGAAGTAGAACTGGCCGGGGCAGGGCAAAGCGACAGGTTGCGCCGGCGACTCCAGGACGATCTGAAAATCCGCCAGGACTATCAGAAGCAACTGGACAAGCTCAGCCGCGACTACAACCAGATCAAGAACCCTACGTCCGAGGACACGGATCTCTACAAGGGTGAGACAGAGGCCCTGCGGGCTGCGCTAGCAACCCGGCTGGTCGATCAGCAGAACTACTACACCGCGCAGGACGCGATGCGTGGCGAATGGCTGATTGGGGTTTCCGAGTCGTGGCAGAACTACGTCGACATCGCCACCAACTACAACGAGCAGGCACGGGCGGCTACCGAGTCGATCCTTGGCGACACCACTTCGTCGATCTCCGGCAGCATTCAGGGGATCATCAAGGGTACGGAAAGCCTTGGCGATGCCTTCGGCAACCTGGCGGGCACCATCGCCAACTCGATGCTCAGTGCATTCGCCGACATCACGGCGCGCTTCCTTGTCATGCAGGCTCTGAAACTCGCCGGAATTCAGACGGAAGCCACTCAGACGGTAGCGGCGGAGGGGGTCAAGACCACCGCCAAGCTGACAACGGACGCGGTCACCACGACCAGCAGTCTGGCATCCATCGGCACCGTGCTTACTGCCAACCTGGCGGCAGCTGCTGAAACTCTGGCCTCCTGGGCTCCAGCCGCACTCGTGGCATCGATCGGTACATTCGGCGCCGCTGCTGTTGTGGGCGGCACCGCGCTGGTCGCGGCCTATGCGTTGCTCAAGGGATTCTCCGAAGGCGGCTACACCGGCTCAGGCGGAAAGTACGAACCGGCGGGAGTGGTGCACAAGGGTGAGGTGGTCTGGTCTCAGGCTGATATCCGTCGTTTCGGCGGCGTGTCTGCGGTCGAGGCGCTGCGCACCGGCAACGTCACGCCGATCACTGCGGCGCGCATGGCTGGCGGCTCGCAGAGCCAGTCCGGCACAGCTTCAGCTTCTGGCATCCAGCAAAGCATCAACATCCACAACTACAACAACAGCCAGGTCGAAACCCGCCAGCGCTCAAACGGCGATATCGACGTGATCGTCAAGGCAGCCGTCGAGGAAGTGGCCGGCCAGTTCTCGGCTGGCTACGGACAGGTGGTTGATGCGTACGAGGGCGCATACGGGTCTCGGCGAACTGGCTCCTAA
- a CDS encoding DUF1833 family protein: MSLIEECYASGRGELVDTIEARKEGGTVSHLYCSGWEDRVCTTEDGRTLTFIAMAMDLALPKNDNSAFQNLVLGLDNVTGEVQEVVEEAKAADDRFIITFRRYLAEDLTFPQERYRMTLLSREYEDDVAKLTAGFFDLLNTNGLRTVLTTTLAPGLKYL; the protein is encoded by the coding sequence ATGAGCCTAATCGAGGAGTGTTACGCCTCGGGCAGGGGCGAGCTGGTCGATACCATCGAGGCCAGGAAGGAGGGCGGCACCGTATCCCACCTGTACTGCTCGGGATGGGAAGACCGGGTGTGCACCACCGAGGACGGCCGCACGCTGACGTTCATTGCGATGGCCATGGACCTGGCCCTGCCAAAGAACGACAACAGCGCTTTCCAGAACCTGGTGCTTGGGCTGGACAACGTGACTGGCGAGGTGCAGGAGGTCGTGGAGGAGGCCAAGGCGGCCGACGACCGCTTCATCATCACCTTCCGGCGCTACCTGGCCGAAGACCTGACGTTCCCCCAAGAGCGGTACCGCATGACGCTGCTCAGCCGGGAGTATGAGGACGATGTTGCCAAGCTGACCGCCGGCTTCTTCGACCTGCTCAACACCAACGGTCTGCGCACCGTGCTGACCACCACCTTGGCACCTGGCCTGAAGTACCTCTAA
- a CDS encoding host specificity factor TipJ family phage tail protein — MIEFYPNKLSDTAPLGTWKTDRRMSIEEWLKSLAPSYERRESPPISVVLNDEVIDQRLWHKVKFKPADLLQIYREPKGTDPFSITFALFKGAKAVLKSIMPKMPGMPSSAGTQQGDPLTEASAKGNKVKLGEPVRQIAGHQRVYPSYLTQPRRAHVSPRDQRVEMLLYIGEGEYDVPLAKVKVGETPLISLGADATFTIYPPGADLSADPAHINWFNVPEVGASSSGSAGLELTVATDLTRSATASAYQFVDDTISVPSGSGQFPADWSNGIIIRVLAPYTYTVIDGGAGRDIVRGPLEMLNPTAGMLIEVAGANAGLYVVHSYTPYSPGVPADPGTASTLTGSSAPSRYDFDVTPLSFSLVRGASTYPVTLNTATTDFTGLVSALNTLLSGTPFQAQQSSGLLRFVELTPFAGQAITATGASTILGSSPVGVTGTATTSGIPEQPAEMTLDYDGGSPVVGLALGQGLATIGPRGLRYRITAFSTSLLEVERLTSSGSTDAGWPGFSSMQTVNGLITLDASNLQGGYRGPFALCPEGEKITDIEWTVTFANGLCGIGREGQIYEVTAYHVFEYRDMDIAGDWTVIEKAHTGGSLDAQGFTNRTTAPYPMRGEARIRELYVDRPGRVNDEARDDATWTDLRGRMQNSPTSYPGLTVMTCNIRGGDRLSAQSESQVSVEATRILPLMEGGAGPSRDIVPWCIYQLKQRGYTDDDLDLPEWQAFHNNCVARGDTYDETLDSTITVKDMINNALACSFGELVTFRGLLRPVRDSARAAFDVTYGPKTQTYSPQNMTKMLKISGAMPSINDFDGVDVEYFSRETWAWETVECRWPGDLGTKVEKIKMPGVSDRTRAWRIGMRRRGHQKFRTDVYTWETEMDGSNSGYLSFAAVADDAPKRCQSAILLAFEVTGSGTLLTSSEPLDFSAGGEHRIGVRKLDGTLSGPWTATQVDPYTVRVDSLDFTPEVDGPLEPPHILFGPASRWAYPVLITSSDPANGNRAMKGMPYDARVYTYDDQFPPA, encoded by the coding sequence ATGATCGAGTTCTATCCGAACAAGCTGAGTGACACGGCGCCGCTCGGCACCTGGAAGACCGACCGCCGCATGTCTATCGAGGAATGGCTGAAGTCCCTTGCCCCATCCTATGAGCGCCGGGAAAGCCCGCCGATCAGCGTTGTGCTCAATGATGAGGTGATCGATCAGCGCCTGTGGCACAAGGTGAAGTTTAAGCCTGCCGACCTGCTGCAGATCTACCGCGAGCCGAAGGGCACCGACCCGTTTTCCATCACCTTCGCGCTGTTCAAAGGCGCCAAGGCGGTGCTGAAGTCCATCATGCCCAAGATGCCCGGCATGCCATCCAGCGCCGGCACCCAGCAGGGTGACCCACTGACAGAGGCCAGCGCCAAGGGCAACAAGGTCAAGCTGGGCGAGCCGGTGCGCCAGATCGCGGGCCACCAGCGGGTATATCCGTCGTATCTGACCCAGCCCCGACGGGCGCATGTCTCTCCGCGTGACCAGCGCGTTGAAATGCTGCTGTACATCGGCGAGGGCGAGTACGACGTGCCGCTGGCCAAGGTGAAGGTGGGCGAAACCCCGCTGATCTCCCTGGGCGCAGACGCGACGTTCACCATTTACCCGCCGGGCGCTGACCTGTCGGCCGATCCTGCCCATATCAACTGGTTCAACGTTCCAGAGGTAGGGGCGAGCTCCAGCGGCTCGGCCGGCCTTGAGCTGACCGTGGCCACCGACCTCACCAGGTCGGCAACGGCTTCGGCCTACCAGTTCGTTGACGATACGATCAGCGTGCCGTCCGGATCCGGCCAGTTCCCGGCCGACTGGTCGAATGGGATCATCATCCGTGTGCTTGCGCCGTACACCTACACGGTGATCGACGGCGGCGCGGGGCGCGATATCGTGCGTGGTCCGCTGGAAATGCTGAACCCAACGGCAGGCATGCTGATCGAGGTGGCCGGTGCAAATGCGGGCCTGTATGTGGTGCACAGCTACACGCCATACAGCCCAGGCGTTCCGGCAGACCCTGGCACCGCTTCGACGCTGACCGGCTCATCCGCACCGAGCCGGTACGACTTCGACGTCACGCCGCTGAGCTTTAGCCTGGTCCGTGGAGCATCTACTTACCCGGTGACGCTGAACACAGCAACGACCGACTTCACCGGCCTGGTCTCTGCCCTGAATACTTTGCTCAGCGGCACGCCATTCCAGGCGCAGCAGAGCAGCGGGCTCCTGCGCTTCGTTGAGCTCACCCCGTTCGCTGGGCAGGCCATCACGGCGACCGGCGCATCAACCATCCTGGGATCGTCTCCGGTCGGGGTGACTGGCACGGCCACGACCAGCGGAATTCCCGAGCAGCCAGCGGAAATGACGCTGGACTACGACGGCGGGTCGCCTGTGGTGGGCCTGGCGCTGGGCCAGGGCCTCGCAACCATAGGGCCCCGTGGTCTTCGCTACCGGATCACGGCCTTCAGTACGAGCTTGCTCGAGGTTGAGCGCCTGACCTCGTCCGGGTCTACCGACGCGGGCTGGCCTGGATTCAGCTCCATGCAGACGGTGAACGGCCTGATCACGCTGGACGCATCGAACCTTCAGGGCGGCTACCGAGGTCCGTTTGCACTATGCCCGGAAGGGGAAAAGATTACCGATATCGAGTGGACCGTCACCTTTGCCAATGGCCTATGCGGAATTGGTCGAGAGGGACAGATCTACGAAGTCACTGCATATCACGTGTTCGAGTATCGGGACATGGATATCGCCGGCGACTGGACCGTTATCGAAAAGGCCCACACAGGAGGGTCGCTTGATGCGCAGGGATTCACAAATAGGACTACTGCGCCTTACCCGATGCGTGGCGAGGCAAGGATTAGAGAGCTTTACGTTGATCGGCCTGGCCGAGTCAACGACGAAGCGCGGGATGACGCCACCTGGACAGACCTGCGCGGGCGCATGCAGAACTCGCCCACCAGCTACCCGGGACTGACGGTGATGACCTGCAACATCCGTGGAGGTGACCGGCTGTCTGCGCAGTCGGAGAGCCAGGTCAGCGTCGAGGCAACCCGCATCCTGCCGTTGATGGAGGGCGGTGCTGGGCCAAGCCGCGACATCGTGCCATGGTGCATCTATCAGCTGAAGCAGCGCGGGTACACGGACGATGATCTGGATCTGCCCGAGTGGCAGGCATTCCACAACAACTGCGTTGCCCGCGGCGATACCTACGATGAGACGCTGGACTCGACGATCACGGTCAAGGACATGATCAACAACGCCTTGGCGTGCAGCTTCGGTGAGCTGGTGACCTTCAGGGGCCTGCTGCGACCGGTGCGAGACAGCGCCCGGGCAGCGTTCGACGTCACCTACGGCCCGAAAACGCAGACCTACTCGCCACAGAACATGACCAAGATGCTGAAGATCAGCGGCGCCATGCCGTCGATCAACGACTTCGACGGCGTGGATGTGGAGTACTTCTCCCGCGAAACATGGGCTTGGGAGACGGTTGAGTGCCGCTGGCCAGGTGACCTTGGCACAAAGGTCGAGAAGATCAAGATGCCGGGTGTCAGCGACCGAACCCGGGCGTGGCGCATCGGCATGCGTCGGCGTGGCCATCAGAAGTTCCGCACCGACGTTTACACCTGGGAAACCGAGATGGACGGCAGCAACAGCGGCTATCTGAGCTTCGCGGCCGTTGCTGATGACGCTCCAAAGCGGTGCCAGAGCGCAATCCTGCTGGCCTTCGAGGTAACCGGATCGGGAACGCTGCTGACCTCATCGGAACCGCTGGACTTCAGTGCCGGCGGCGAGCACCGGATCGGCGTGCGCAAGCTGGACGGCACGCTATCCGGGCCCTGGACTGCCACGCAGGTGGATCCGTACACGGTCCGCGTCGATTCACTCGACTTCACCCCAGAAGTGGATGGCCCGCTTGAGCCGCCTCACATCCTGTTCGGACCGGCCTCGCGCTGGGCCTACCCGGTGCTGATTACCAGTTCCGACCCAGCCAACGGCAACAGGGCGATGAAGGGCATGCCATACGACGCCCGCGTTTACACCTACGACGACCAATTCCCACCGGCCTGA